One genomic window of Evansella cellulosilytica DSM 2522 includes the following:
- the pgmB gene encoding beta-phosphoglucomutase: MKIPFEAVIFDLDGVLADTVDLHYLATKKVALEEGLPFDREVNQKLQGMNRLAVVEQLLKNSKKEYSDVEKQELGERKNVYYKQQISNLTEKDVLPGMKDFLDQLVKNKVQLAIASSSSNAKTTLSKLNIIDYFDFVVDVAKVKKMKPDPEIFLQAANELQVPPERCVAIEDSEAGIKAIMQTEMFSIGIGFSEEVKKADWHVISTKEITFKKLLNQFQFNK; this comes from the coding sequence ATGAAAATACCATTTGAAGCAGTAATTTTTGATTTAGATGGTGTACTTGCTGATACAGTCGATTTGCATTACTTAGCAACAAAAAAAGTTGCTCTAGAAGAAGGTCTTCCATTCGATAGAGAAGTAAATCAAAAGTTGCAAGGGATGAACAGGTTAGCGGTTGTGGAACAATTATTAAAGAATAGTAAAAAAGAATATTCAGATGTGGAAAAACAGGAATTAGGTGAAAGGAAAAATGTATACTACAAGCAGCAAATTAGCAATTTGACAGAGAAAGATGTTTTGCCTGGTATGAAAGATTTCTTAGATCAATTGGTAAAAAATAAAGTGCAGTTAGCAATTGCATCGTCAAGTTCGAATGCAAAGACGACGTTATCTAAGCTAAACATTATAGATTATTTTGATTTCGTAGTGGATGTTGCGAAGGTAAAGAAAATGAAACCAGATCCAGAAATATTTCTTCAAGCGGCAAATGAATTACAAGTGCCACCCGAACGTTGTGTCGCCATAGAAGATAGTGAAGCGGGTATAAAAGCAATCATGCAAACGGAAATGTTTTCTATCGGTATTGGATTTTCTGAAGAAGTGAAGAAAGCGGATTGGCATGTTATCAGTACGAAAGAGATTACTTTTAAAAAGTTATTGAATCAATTTCAATTTAATAAGTAA
- a CDS encoding GerAB/ArcD/ProY family transporter, translating to MKIQLSERQVMFLAGNAVIASSLVVLPQSLIDLALQNTWIIPIFIFLYVYILFNISLFGVGKLKSVKNVFSDKNKKNWGEKLIVVLFLIFIVHVVMRDLRVLSGFVETTLLPSTPLFAVTLLIIVCCTYIAWAGMEVVARFTELHFIIFIGIILFVPISLAGEIKLENFEPVLGMEIIPSLLSSSFIAISWFGESIVLLLIINMIAAPVKRIKWSFILGTTIGIALFSILLFTQIGVLGAEILRYSAYPTYTLVQQIRITEFLDRLDLVLVTLYFPTMFSKISLFIYGSYRCIELLLGETKKAVMIPIVLTIAICSMEIFSNKAVKLDFQIYSWPMLGLILQLSIAIGVVFIIKAENKKNKDKNGGYDQNNS from the coding sequence ATTTAGCGCTGCAAAATACTTGGATAATTCCTATATTTATTTTTCTTTATGTGTATATTTTATTCAACATTAGCTTATTTGGGGTTGGGAAATTAAAGAGCGTTAAGAATGTATTTAGCGATAAAAATAAAAAAAACTGGGGAGAAAAGTTGATCGTAGTTTTATTTCTTATTTTTATCGTTCATGTCGTCATGAGAGATTTACGTGTTCTCTCTGGCTTTGTAGAGACAACGTTGCTCCCTTCAACCCCTCTTTTTGCAGTAACGTTATTAATTATCGTTTGCTGCACATATATTGCTTGGGCGGGAATGGAAGTGGTCGCTAGGTTTACTGAATTACATTTTATTATCTTTATCGGTATTATTTTGTTTGTTCCAATATCTTTGGCGGGAGAAATTAAACTTGAGAATTTCGAGCCAGTGCTTGGAATGGAGATAATTCCTTCATTATTATCTTCCTCTTTTATCGCCATTTCTTGGTTCGGTGAATCGATCGTATTATTACTTATTATTAACATGATTGCAGCACCTGTGAAAAGGATAAAATGGTCATTTATTCTAGGGACAACTATAGGAATAGCGTTATTTTCCATATTACTTTTTACACAAATTGGTGTATTAGGCGCAGAAATATTACGCTATTCAGCTTACCCTACGTATACATTAGTGCAACAAATTCGAATTACAGAGTTTCTAGATCGTTTAGATTTAGTGTTAGTTACACTATACTTTCCGACGATGTTTTCTAAAATTTCGTTATTTATTTATGGTAGTTACCGGTGTATTGAATTATTACTCGGTGAAACTAAAAAAGCGGTCATGATACCCATTGTTCTTACAATTGCTATATGCTCAATGGAAATTTTCTCTAATAAAGCAGTGAAGCTAGATTTTCAAATTTACTCATGGCCGATGCTTGGGCTTATTTTACAGCTATCAATAGCCATTGGTGTAGTATTTATCATTAAAGCAGAAAACAAAAAAAATAAAGACAAAAATGGAGGCTACGATCAAAACAACAGCTAA
- a CDS encoding DUF4317 domain-containing protein produces the protein MNKKDIANIRKQFKVENDLLKIKDIFNVYIMKESSEIYHHQSQPFEMLDQDQQELFMNNFKKLLAGQLDEKLFELKFKRDAENSSQLILHQGLLSSEVDDWKVQMLKIVEKMLKNKQYEMDIVVSFIRGEYLKPVKRSNEETEESDRDAVYSHSFILCSMNKTQDPKKELLFDYVEKEFKYNIVVDPIINLNAPIGGFLFPCFTDNVADVNHVLYSAAKAYELDYQFIEEILNCEDAMTAQDDKIVFEEIVKSVSEDKLNTSTLSNVYEEINRVVEENEDEESPKLDYKDVERVLINSGVKDVNTEKVESAFQRVVDDEKYEIKASSIVSKYKSKSIKIDTKVAKIAISPQDLSYVRQIHFSGKRYLMIEVEEDTVIEGFTMIPEALDGQTHE, from the coding sequence ATGAATAAAAAAGATATCGCCAATATTCGTAAACAATTTAAGGTTGAAAACGACTTGCTTAAAATTAAGGATATTTTCAATGTATATATTATGAAAGAATCAAGTGAAATTTATCATCATCAAAGTCAGCCATTTGAAATGCTTGATCAAGACCAACAAGAGTTATTTATGAATAACTTTAAAAAATTATTAGCTGGTCAATTAGATGAGAAATTATTTGAATTAAAATTTAAACGTGATGCAGAAAATAGTAGCCAGTTAATTTTGCACCAAGGATTACTTAGCAGTGAAGTAGACGATTGGAAAGTACAAATGCTTAAAATCGTTGAAAAAATGTTGAAAAACAAACAATATGAAATGGATATTGTCGTCTCGTTTATTCGAGGAGAATATTTAAAACCTGTGAAGCGAAGTAATGAAGAGACTGAAGAAAGTGATCGAGATGCTGTTTATTCCCATTCTTTTATATTGTGTAGCATGAATAAAACTCAAGACCCCAAAAAGGAATTACTTTTTGATTATGTCGAGAAAGAATTCAAATATAACATTGTAGTAGATCCCATTATAAATTTAAACGCGCCTATCGGTGGCTTTTTATTCCCATGTTTCACTGATAATGTTGCAGATGTCAATCACGTACTTTATTCCGCTGCAAAAGCATATGAACTAGATTATCAATTCATTGAAGAGATCTTAAACTGTGAAGATGCGATGACAGCACAAGATGATAAAATTGTGTTTGAAGAAATTGTAAAAAGTGTATCGGAAGATAAATTAAATACTTCTACCCTATCTAATGTATATGAAGAAATTAACCGTGTTGTAGAAGAAAATGAGGATGAAGAATCACCAAAATTAGACTATAAAGATGTGGAGCGAGTATTAATTAATAGTGGTGTAAAAGACGTGAATACGGAAAAAGTAGAATCAGCGTTCCAGAGAGTCGTAGATGATGAAAAGTATGAAATAAAAGCAAGTAGTATCGTCTCAAAGTATAAATCAAAATCAATTAAGATAGATACAAAGGTTGCCAAAATTGCTATTAGTCCACAAGATTTAAGCTATGTAAGACAAATACACTTTAGTGGAAAACGTTACTTAATGATAGAAGTAGAAGAGGATACAGTCATTGAAGGCTTCACAATGATTCCAGAAGCATTAGATGGCCAGACTCATGAATAA
- a CDS encoding acyltransferase family protein, giving the protein MGRPIINEAYWLRAISCLAVAVTHCVNTTLGNYEESIPQLEEYFLIVIRFIAFFGTPTFIFISELLLAHSYPNKLPQDFFIKRVKFLLIPFIFIGLVFAILVSNSLKDILYEWLINLFLGGYHGYFILIIFQFYILHAALHKYMVKWPAKKVLLIAFFINAIYLSIFNFTEPIAGKVGEYFWLRGYWVPFLGWLFYFVLGFYCGRHFKLLKAHIEQQKYMMYILPFLFISVICILTRSHILDVVSSKRVDMLFYTVSVIFFIILVTMNRVKVPKFIYIISKYSFNIYLLHKILLYFLKPIGYLNPVIYFIFSFIYSVLGAVIIAKALGYFSFSKFLIGKTIPIPKEDGVQKS; this is encoded by the coding sequence GTGGGTCGGCCAATCATAAATGAGGCATATTGGTTAAGAGCAATTTCTTGTCTTGCTGTAGCAGTTACTCATTGTGTAAACACTACGCTTGGCAACTATGAGGAATCTATACCACAACTAGAAGAATATTTCTTAATAGTGATTCGTTTTATTGCATTTTTCGGTACCCCAACTTTCATATTTATATCAGAATTATTATTGGCTCATTCCTATCCAAATAAATTACCTCAAGACTTTTTTATAAAAAGAGTTAAGTTTTTATTAATACCTTTTATATTTATCGGCTTAGTGTTTGCCATTTTAGTAAGTAATTCTTTGAAGGATATCTTATATGAATGGTTAATAAATTTATTTTTAGGTGGTTATCACGGATACTTCATTTTAATAATTTTCCAGTTTTATATTTTACACGCGGCCTTGCATAAATATATGGTAAAGTGGCCTGCAAAAAAAGTTTTGTTAATCGCATTCTTCATCAATGCCATTTACTTAAGTATTTTTAACTTTACCGAGCCAATCGCAGGAAAAGTAGGCGAATATTTTTGGTTACGTGGTTATTGGGTCCCTTTTTTAGGGTGGTTATTTTATTTTGTACTTGGATTTTATTGCGGAAGACATTTCAAGTTACTTAAAGCGCACATTGAACAACAGAAATATATGATGTATATTCTGCCTTTTCTTTTTATCTCTGTTATATGCATTTTAACAAGGTCACATATACTAGACGTCGTTTCGTCTAAAAGAGTAGATATGCTGTTTTACACTGTTAGCGTCATTTTTTTTATTATTTTAGTTACGATGAATAGAGTAAAAGTACCTAAGTTTATTTACATTATCAGTAAATATTCCTTTAATATTTACTTGCTTCATAAAATATTATTGTATTTCCTTAAGCCAATAGGATACTTAAATCCGGTAATATATTTTATATTTTCCTTTATATATTCTGTTTTAGGTGCAGTGATTATCGCAAAAGCACTAGGATATTTCTCGTTCAGTAAATTTCTAATTGGCAAAACAATTCCTATACCTAAAGAAGATGGCGTTCAAAAGTCGTAG
- a CDS encoding sensor domain-containing diguanylate cyclase, which yields MNEVPSNLLQALENDITQIAILYDISMIVGINDRDHLMSLILDKATRTLSSDMAVVILKNNHVLEAVCSRGVLISEVDRLLGDDSLQSDIINLCDNVQNSHFVKESTDGIDFAGTKYATLLFQPIKSQGHVLGVIIIGRLLKSGFNREELKLFSLLAQKAYVSLENIKLREEVYLQSITDALTGLYNFRYIESKMSKTLQDAEERQQNLTLVLMDFLHFKDVNDRLGHKMGNHVLAQFGSFLREQFPENDCCRIGGDEFLIVFVDKTLEEVKRECEKIKSFVHRKSVKDIISRGINFGVDVGFSRYREDGYNYGELYKVADARMYEDKAKNKREQ from the coding sequence TTGAATGAAGTCCCTAGTAATTTACTTCAAGCGTTAGAAAATGATATAACTCAAATCGCAATATTATATGATATATCTATGATCGTTGGTATTAATGATCGTGATCACTTAATGTCTTTAATATTAGATAAAGCAACGAGAACATTAAGTAGTGATATGGCTGTTGTTATTTTAAAGAATAATCATGTCTTGGAAGCCGTTTGTTCGAGAGGAGTTTTAATTAGCGAAGTAGATCGTTTACTTGGAGATGATTCTCTTCAATCAGACATTATTAACTTATGTGATAATGTACAAAACTCTCATTTCGTAAAGGAATCAACGGACGGTATTGACTTTGCTGGAACGAAGTATGCGACTTTATTGTTTCAGCCTATTAAATCCCAAGGTCATGTTTTAGGAGTCATTATTATTGGACGCCTCTTGAAATCAGGCTTCAATAGAGAAGAGCTTAAACTTTTCTCCTTATTAGCACAAAAGGCTTATGTTTCATTAGAAAATATTAAGTTAAGAGAAGAAGTATATTTACAAAGCATTACAGATGCTTTAACAGGATTATATAATTTTCGATATATAGAAAGTAAAATGAGTAAGACTCTACAAGATGCTGAAGAACGACAGCAAAATTTAACGCTTGTTCTTATGGACTTTTTACACTTTAAGGATGTAAACGACAGGCTTGGTCACAAAATGGGGAATCATGTTTTAGCGCAGTTTGGCAGCTTTTTAAGAGAGCAATTTCCAGAAAATGATTGCTGTAGGATAGGTGGGGATGAATTTTTAATCGTATTTGTAGATAAAACTCTCGAGGAAGTAAAGAGAGAGTGTGAGAAGATTAAATCATTTGTTCACCGTAAAAGTGTGAAAGATATAATATCAAGAGGTATAAATTTTGGTGTTGATGTTGGTTTTTCTCGTTATCGAGAAGATGGATATAATTACGGAGAGCTGTACAAAGTTGCTGATGCACGCATGTATGAAGATAAAGCGAAAAATAAGCGTGAGCAATAA
- a CDS encoding M23 family metallopeptidase, with amino-acid sequence MGKNKPRSWTIILTSGAQSPLRQFKIKKKLFYMSFLFICTLFSTMFILSLFLSNQVNEMSIEQEELYIALSERKSEITQLKNEYSLLESEAMAVQQTIEEFKAFEERLSELELDVPQDVESGSGGIEHPVEDNVTSENTISSSLAKIREELPALIDQFDTTIESLLAYQEELKSIPTLMPTEKGRISSEFGERKDPFTAWTSFHSGIDIAAPLNTPIYATANGEVTLADWHGGYGNTIIIDHGNGYETLYAHLNYIDVEVGDNVKKGDHIGGMGTTGRSTGVHLHYEILRDGEHIDPYIYMTFHESQD; translated from the coding sequence ATGGGAAAAAATAAACCACGAAGTTGGACAATCATTCTCACTTCTGGAGCGCAATCACCATTGAGGCAATTTAAAATAAAGAAAAAGCTTTTTTATATGAGTTTCTTATTCATTTGTACACTCTTTTCTACAATGTTCATTTTATCTTTATTTTTATCTAATCAAGTTAACGAAATGAGTATAGAACAAGAGGAACTATATATAGCTCTATCTGAACGAAAGTCTGAAATTACGCAATTAAAAAATGAGTATAGTTTACTAGAGTCGGAAGCAATGGCGGTACAACAAACTATTGAAGAGTTTAAAGCTTTTGAGGAGAGACTTAGTGAGTTAGAACTAGACGTCCCTCAAGATGTGGAATCAGGAAGTGGGGGGATAGAGCATCCAGTTGAAGATAATGTTACATCCGAAAATACGATATCTAGTAGTCTAGCAAAAATACGTGAAGAATTACCAGCTCTCATCGATCAGTTTGATACCACGATAGAAAGTCTACTAGCTTATCAAGAAGAATTAAAGTCAATACCAACATTGATGCCAACAGAAAAAGGAAGAATATCGTCTGAATTCGGAGAGAGGAAGGATCCATTTACAGCCTGGACGTCATTTCATAGTGGTATTGATATTGCTGCTCCTCTAAACACCCCTATCTACGCTACCGCTAATGGAGAGGTTACCCTTGCTGATTGGCATGGCGGATATGGCAATACTATTATTATTGATCATGGGAACGGTTATGAAACTTTATACGCTCATTTGAATTACATTGATGTAGAGGTTGGAGACAATGTAAAAAAAGGGGATCACATTGGTGGTATGGGAACTACTGGAAGAAGTACTGGAGTTCATCTTCACTATGAGATATTGAGAGATGGAGAGCATATAGATCCATATATATATATGACATTTCATGAAAGTCAAGATTAA
- a CDS encoding SDR family oxidoreductase has product MNKVVLITGTSSGFGYFISLELASKGYQVVSTMRSLNNSQQLKEEANKVGCKNNMDVVKMDVTIESDIRDVVQYIKENYGKIDILINNAGYCLGGISEFITVKEWERQFATNLFGVISVTNAFLPIMRKQRSGKIINIGSISGRIGLPGLSPYASSKFALEGYSESLRLELLPFNISVSIIEAGSYNTKIWEKAMKNIDTKVTHHDYSKYLSTLYKNAETTSKKASNPIEVINIVQKICRSKRPRLRYIVGNGVRLTIFLKSILPWSWIEYMIGRKLKN; this is encoded by the coding sequence ATGAATAAAGTTGTATTAATTACAGGTACTAGTAGTGGATTTGGTTATTTCATATCTCTTGAACTGGCTTCTAAAGGATATCAAGTTGTTTCTACTATGAGAAGCCTAAACAATAGTCAACAATTAAAGGAGGAAGCAAATAAAGTAGGATGTAAGAATAATATGGACGTTGTAAAAATGGACGTAACGATTGAAAGTGACATACGTGACGTAGTCCAATATATTAAAGAAAACTATGGTAAGATAGATATTTTAATAAATAACGCAGGATATTGCTTAGGTGGTATTTCAGAATTTATTACTGTTAAAGAGTGGGAACGACAATTCGCAACAAATTTATTTGGTGTAATTTCTGTAACAAATGCTTTTTTACCGATAATGAGAAAACAGAGGAGTGGAAAGATAATCAATATAGGAAGTATTAGTGGAAGGATAGGCTTACCTGGGTTATCACCATATGCTTCATCTAAATTTGCTCTAGAGGGATACAGTGAATCTTTAAGGTTAGAGCTACTTCCCTTTAACATTAGTGTGAGTATTATAGAAGCTGGATCATACAACACAAAGATATGGGAAAAAGCGATGAAAAATATTGATACAAAAGTGACGCATCATGATTATAGTAAATATTTAAGTACTTTATACAAGAATGCAGAAACCACATCGAAAAAGGCATCCAACCCAATAGAGGTGATAAATATTGTCCAAAAAATTTGTCGTAGTAAAAGACCGCGTTTAAGGTATATAGTTGGAAACGGAGTTAGATTGACAATTTTTTTGAAATCTATATTACCGTGGAGTTGGATTGAATATATGATTGGGAGGAAACTAAAAAATTAA
- a CDS encoding phage holin family protein — MEQMVEYVIGEALILVPVLLIIGKIIKEAQYVPNKYIPSILLCIALLCSGFLIGWHIEAFIQGVLVTGVAVFSHQIYKQSTK; from the coding sequence ATGGAGCAAATGGTTGAGTATGTAATTGGCGAAGCTCTCATTTTAGTGCCAGTCCTACTTATTATTGGAAAAATAATAAAAGAAGCTCAATATGTCCCGAATAAATATATTCCATCAATACTTTTATGTATTGCATTGCTTTGTTCAGGATTTTTAATTGGATGGCATATTGAAGCTTTTATTCAAGGTGTATTAGTTACTGGAGTTGCTGTTTTCAGCCACCAAATTTATAAACAATCTACAAAATAG
- a CDS encoding CvfB family protein, giving the protein MSEIKVGTITTLKVERKIDTGYVLTNGKVEVLLHINEADGDLDVNQEVDVFIYQDKKGQTIATMSIPDIHLNTYGWAEVVDSVRNLGVFVDIGIQKEILVSKDDLPLLEGVWPKAGDELFVTLESDKRGRLLAKPVTEEIIEQERDRAQPSMLHQQTSGRVYRSTKVGSFIITEEGFRGFVHHTERKTEPRLGQWIEGRIIAVKDDGTINVSMRPIKTEGIEEDAEAILNYLKSNNGSVSLTDKSNPEEIRNTFNISKASFKRAIGKLLKENKVVQKNGETILQDES; this is encoded by the coding sequence ATGAGTGAAATTAAAGTAGGGACGATTACGACTTTAAAAGTAGAAAGAAAAATAGATACGGGTTACGTATTAACAAATGGCAAAGTCGAAGTTTTATTACATATCAATGAAGCAGATGGGGATTTAGATGTTAATCAAGAGGTTGACGTATTTATTTACCAAGATAAAAAAGGACAAACGATTGCTACGATGTCAATTCCAGATATTCATTTAAATACATATGGTTGGGCAGAGGTTGTAGATTCAGTGAGAAATTTAGGTGTTTTTGTGGATATTGGCATCCAAAAGGAAATATTAGTTTCTAAAGATGATCTACCATTACTAGAGGGAGTTTGGCCAAAAGCTGGGGATGAGCTTTTCGTCACATTGGAGTCAGATAAAAGAGGACGTTTGTTAGCGAAACCAGTTACTGAAGAGATTATCGAGCAAGAACGAGATAGAGCACAACCATCAATGCTACATCAGCAAACGAGTGGAAGAGTATATCGTTCAACAAAAGTCGGCTCTTTTATTATCACAGAAGAGGGTTTTCGCGGCTTTGTTCACCATACAGAAAGAAAAACAGAACCAAGATTAGGTCAATGGATTGAAGGTAGAATAATTGCTGTAAAAGATGATGGAACAATCAATGTTTCGATGCGTCCAATAAAAACGGAAGGAATAGAAGAGGATGCTGAGGCAATATTAAACTATTTGAAGAGTAATAATGGTTCTGTATCTTTGACGGATAAAAGTAATCCAGAAGAGATTAGAAACACGTTTAATATTAGTAAAGCTTCCTTTAAACGTGCTATCGGTAAGCTTTTAAAGGAAAACAAAGTTGTTCAAAAAAATGGAGAGACTATATTACAAGATGAGTCTTAA
- a CDS encoding cytochrome c oxidase subunit II — protein sequence MKKLLFMFMITTIIVLLGACGNNGGEEVEVSEDAFEVTITSTNWDFDEDTYTVPEGEVLINHVNGEGHHGIEIVGTGVTINGNGSAGAILEAGEYEIICSIPCGAGHRDMVATLVVQ from the coding sequence ATGAAAAAGTTATTATTTATGTTTATGATTACTACCATTATTGTTCTTTTAGGAGCTTGTGGAAATAATGGCGGTGAAGAGGTAGAAGTGAGTGAAGATGCATTTGAAGTTACTATCACATCAACAAATTGGGATTTTGACGAAGACACTTATACGGTACCTGAAGGAGAAGTACTTATTAATCACGTTAACGGCGAAGGTCACCACGGAATTGAAATTGTAGGTACCGGCGTTACTATCAATGGAAATGGCTCCGCTGGTGCAATACTAGAAGCAGGTGAATATGAAATAATATGTAGCATCCCTTGTGGTGCGGGTCACCGTGATATGGTAGCAACATTAGTCGTCCAATAA
- a CDS encoding bactofilin family protein has translation MFAKQKEDKKLNEITTIIGEETTIEGKLNVEASIRIDGKVLGEVYCLGDVTVGKNGYIEKKLEARNLFIAGKVKGTVKVENKVHIYETGNFDGSCEMKTIVIDEKGQFTGSSMMHNDSNENYDNVVGMEEKSEEA, from the coding sequence ATGTTTGCTAAGCAAAAAGAGGATAAAAAGTTAAATGAAATTACTACTATTATTGGTGAAGAAACGACAATTGAAGGAAAGCTGAACGTGGAAGCAAGTATCCGTATTGATGGAAAAGTGTTGGGAGAGGTATACTGCTTAGGTGATGTGACTGTTGGTAAAAATGGTTATATTGAAAAAAAGTTAGAGGCAAGAAACTTATTTATTGCTGGTAAAGTAAAAGGGACAGTTAAGGTAGAAAATAAAGTGCATATCTATGAAACGGGTAATTTTGATGGATCGTGTGAAATGAAAACCATTGTCATTGACGAAAAAGGTCAGTTTACAGGGAGTAGTATGATGCATAATGATTCGAATGAAAATTACGATAATGTAGTTGGTATGGAAGAGAAGTCAGAGGAAGCATAA
- a CDS encoding YqhV family protein, with protein sequence MKDWIATIEIALIAMVVLRLISGTFELTAALLMLKFNSIEKALAINAVLAIVGPITLILTMTIGLIGIADKISFSRLLIVALGVLLILVGLKR encoded by the coding sequence ATGAAAGATTGGATAGCAACAATTGAAATAGCTTTAATCGCTATGGTTGTATTAAGGTTGATTTCAGGCACATTTGAACTAACTGCTGCTTTACTAATGTTGAAATTTAACAGCATTGAAAAAGCACTAGCTATCAATGCTGTACTTGCCATTGTTGGACCTATTACATTAATATTAACGATGACCATTGGACTGATAGGGATTGCAGATAAAATATCGTTTAGCCGGTTACTTATAGTTGCGTTAGGTGTTTTATTAATATTAGTAGGTTTAAAAAGATGA
- a CDS encoding FIST C-terminal domain-containing protein, with protein sequence MSSFTYVGVSTADSWEVAGREATIEAMSYITNANKPKMLKIMYTEDAEPDDYKAIYKGLRSVSNDVIVIGGRVKYLYTSKGVLHKGVVVVALNWDGELIEPILFHRDYDLNKIDEQFNQSIKSYQHDYEVTIYTLWSGFNYMMNVGEQWYNTFGPSINIFGGGCVEIAIEDQVYFDYGVAVAFLSKKRFEYVLGHGCQPEGRPLMITRADKHNIYEIDGMSATEVYDQLCDDVTAKLGKKRDEGVEWSFSFGYPTVNGEYVLQEPVAINRENDSIQMFLEIPDNSVVRILVARSDTIFNKSVQLVDEYMNKFDNTPNFNLVINCVSRMDALDYQFREKELALFKEHLGDNHFVGFSSIGELGIPKGMPIYSHQKTLIIFGVS encoded by the coding sequence ATGTCTTCCTTCACATACGTTGGTGTAAGTACTGCAGATTCATGGGAAGTTGCTGGTAGAGAAGCGACTATTGAAGCAATGTCTTATATTACAAATGCAAATAAACCAAAAATGTTAAAGATCATGTATACCGAGGACGCAGAGCCTGATGATTATAAAGCGATCTACAAAGGTTTAAGATCTGTTTCTAATGATGTGATCGTAATTGGTGGTAGAGTTAAGTATTTGTATACCTCAAAAGGTGTTTTACATAAAGGGGTGGTAGTCGTTGCTTTAAATTGGGATGGAGAATTAATAGAACCGATTCTTTTTCACCGAGATTATGATTTAAATAAAATAGATGAGCAGTTTAACCAATCTATTAAATCGTATCAACATGACTATGAGGTTACAATATATACGTTGTGGTCTGGTTTTAATTATATGATGAATGTTGGAGAACAGTGGTACAATACATTTGGTCCATCAATTAATATATTTGGTGGTGGTTGTGTAGAGATTGCTATTGAAGATCAAGTATACTTTGATTATGGGGTTGCCGTTGCTTTTTTATCTAAGAAAAGGTTTGAATATGTACTTGGGCATGGTTGTCAGCCAGAAGGTCGTCCTTTAATGATAACACGTGCAGATAAACATAACATTTATGAGATAGATGGTATGAGTGCGACAGAAGTGTATGATCAGCTTTGTGATGACGTTACTGCGAAGCTTGGTAAAAAGAGGGATGAAGGTGTTGAATGGTCTTTTTCATTCGGTTATCCTACAGTAAATGGGGAGTATGTTCTTCAGGAGCCTGTAGCTATTAATAGAGAGAATGATAGTATTCAAATGTTTTTAGAAATTCCAGATAATAGTGTTGTTAGAATTTTAGTTGCGAGGTCAGATACTATTTTTAACAAGTCTGTACAATTAGTAGATGAGTATATGAATAAATTCGATAACACACCTAATTTTAATTTAGTGATAAACTGTGTTAGCCGAATGGACGCCTTAGACTACCAATTTCGTGAAAAAGAATTAGCGTTGTTTAAAGAGCATTTAGGCGATAATCATTTTGTCGGTTTCTCATCTATTGGAGAATTAGGAATTCCTAAAGGTATGCCTATATATAGTCATCAAAAGACGCTAATTATTTTTGGTGTTTCGTAA